The region CGGCCCCCGGCACCGTGCTCCTGCGCATCCCGCTGGCGCTCTATCTCCACGACGGCGCGCGGCGCCGGGCGGGGCGGGCGGCGCCCGGGATGCCAGGCGCGGGGGCGGCCGCCGTCCCGCCCGACGCCGTGCCCGCGGACGAGGAGGAGACGATCGTCCTGCGCGAGGAGGACTTCGGGGCGGAAGCCACGATCAGCTTCGAGGAGGCGCGGCGCCTCGAGGCCGTCGACGAGGCCTCCTTCCTCGTGCAGGAGCTGCGGCGCCGGCTCGGGGGCGGCCCGCACGCGTTGCTCGGCGTCCCGGACGACGCCGACGCCGCGGCCGCCCAGGCGGCCTACGCGAAGATCGGGGCGGTCCTCGGCCCCGGTTCCGTGCCGGCGGGCTGCCCGCCGACTCTCCAGAAGGAGGCGCAGGAGGTCTTCGACCGGGTGACCGAGGCCTTCGAGGCGCTCACCGGCGGGCGCCGGCGCAAGCAGCCGGCGCCGGAGCCGCGTCCGCCGGGGCGGGTGGTCCCGAAGGCCGAGGCCGACCCCGCGCGCCGCTACTGGGCGATCGGCCGCGACTGGCTCGCCAAGCGCAACTACTGGCAGGCCGCCGACGCCCTGCGCCAGGCGGTGCGCCTGCGCCCCGAGGAGCCCGGCTTCCGCCAGCAGCTCGGCCTCGCGCTGATGCAGATCAAGCGCCTGCCCGAGGCCGAGGAACACCTGCTCGAGGCGGCGCGCCTGGACCCGGGCAACGCGGCGCACTACGTCGCCCTCGGGAGGGTCTACCGGGCCGGCCGGCTCTACCGCAAGGCGCGCGAGGCGTTCGGGCGGGCGCAGCGCATCGACCCGTCCAGCCGGGCGGCGCGCGCGGAGCTCGCGGACCTGCCGGCGGACTCCGAAGGGCGGGCCGACGGCATCATCCGGAAGATCTTCCGGTGAGGGGGGCGGTGGTCCGGGCGTGAAGCCACGCATCCTGGTGGTGGACGACGAGGCCGGCCTGCGGGAGGTCTTCGCGGCCCTGCTCGACGTCGAGGGCTACGACGCGGTGCCCTGCGCGGGCGACGCGGATGTCACGGCGGCGCTCGCGACCGGCCCGGTCGACATGGCGTTCGTCGACATCACCCTCGCGGGCGAGTCGGGGATCGATGTGCTCACGCACCTGCGCGAGCGCCTGCCGCTGTGCCCCGTGATCATGATCACCGGCGCGCCGACCATCGACACCGCCACCGAGGCGCTGCGCCGCGGGGCGTTCGACTACATCGTCAAGCCGGTGCGCCAGGACACCCTGGTGCACGCCTGCCGCCTCGGCCTCGAGCACAAGGCGCTGCTCGAGGAGCGGGAGGCCTACCGCGCCAACCTCGAGGCGATATTCAAGGGCATGCGCGACCTGGTCGTGATGGTCGACGACCGGATGCGCGTCGTGGAGGCCAACCGCTCCGGGCTCTGCGGCTTCCGGGGCGAGAACATGGTCGGACGCCAGTTCGAGGAGGTGGCGCGCGACGCCAGCCCCCGCTGCGTCTGGATCCTGCGCGAGACGCTGCGCACGGGCAGGCCGATGGACCTCGACCACGTGGAGTCCGGGGGGCACGGCGGGGTCGCGCAGGTGATCGCGCTCTCGACCTCGCCGCTGCTGGGCGAGGGCGGGGTGGTGACCGGCGCGGTGCTCGTCGTCAGGGACCAGACGCGCCTGGCGACGCTCGAGCGCCAGCTCAAGGCGCGGCCGGGGTTTCACGGGATCGTCGGCGAGAGCCCCGCCATGCAGGGGATCTACGCCCTGGTCGAGCGGCTGTCCGACGTCGAGAGCACCGTGCTCATCACCGGCGAGAGCGGCACGGGCAAGGAGCTGGTGGCCGACGCGATCCACGCGACCGGCACGC is a window of bacterium DNA encoding:
- a CDS encoding sigma-54-dependent Fis family transcriptional regulator; amino-acid sequence: MKPRILVVDDEAGLREVFAALLDVEGYDAVPCAGDADVTAALATGPVDMAFVDITLAGESGIDVLTHLRERLPLCPVIMITGAPTIDTATEALRRGAFDYIVKPVRQDTLVHACRLGLEHKALLEEREAYRANLEAIFKGMRDLVVMVDDRMRVVEANRSGLCGFRGENMVGRQFEEVARDASPRCVWILRETLRTGRPMDLDHVESGGHGGVAQVIALSTSPLLGEGGVVTGAVLVVRDQTRLATLERQLKARPGFHGIVGESPAMQGIYALVERLSDVESTVLITGESGTGKELVADAIHATGTRRTRPLVKVNCSALTESLLESELFGHVKGAFTGAVADRVGRFAAADGGTIFLDEIGDISPQLQLRLLRVLQNKEIERVGESVPRRVDVRVVAATNRDLAALIAAGRFREDLYYRLRVVEIRMPPLRERATDIPLLARHFLAKLGPRLNRPVDEVSTEAMEVLLAHRWPGNVRELEHALERAIVVAGSRILTTEDLPPEVRTVVPGGRRLDDLPPAERIQRAIERAGGNRTEAAKLLGWSRRTFYRKLAEHGAGEGESGPPV
- a CDS encoding DUF4388 domain-containing protein — encoded protein: MSPPSFPASGRIEEHSLAAVLFALLREGRDGCLTVTRGGITRRLYLRGGMIIYSSSTKRTDRLGEILIVQGKLTRADHRRYWEESRSGNRKLGITLVLNGVITLSDLYQAVSAQVVTILDRLQKMRSGEFVFEEGRKPAPGTVLLRIPLALYLHDGARRRAGRAAPGMPGAGAAAVPPDAVPADEEETIVLREEDFGAEATISFEEARRLEAVDEASFLVQELRRRLGGGPHALLGVPDDADAAAAQAAYAKIGAVLGPGSVPAGCPPTLQKEAQEVFDRVTEAFEALTGGRRRKQPAPEPRPPGRVVPKAEADPARRYWAIGRDWLAKRNYWQAADALRQAVRLRPEEPGFRQQLGLALMQIKRLPEAEEHLLEAARLDPGNAAHYVALGRVYRAGRLYRKAREAFGRAQRIDPSSRAARAELADLPADSEGRADGIIRKIFR